A genome region from Pseudanabaena sp. Chao 1811 includes the following:
- a CDS encoding extracellular solute-binding protein, which translates to MDRRKFLVLGGAAIASIGGCQFANPFDQRDRLKIVGLLGAIPSKLINQFESASQLKAEFKAENLPSKIWQELQTYPNSKDKIPNVISIGDGWLDLAIANSLIQPIAPNLLEKIPQWQKLSPIWQKSVTRNNQVWGIPYRWGTTAIAYRSDKLKFDITQWSDLWRSELKLKLTLPDDAREVIGLVLKKMGQSYQQENLVEHQDIFATLTKELKSLNSQVLTYTSENYLQSLLADDTLAAVGWTSDMYKAKRQNPDLKVVIPQDGTALWSDIWVMPKGDAPIAAAEWMNFCLTPAIAAQITSLTDAVSPSSELDQVPASVKADPIKFFPQEILAKSEVLSPLSSSTLLQYKEIWTKMRSGTLS; encoded by the coding sequence ATGGATAGACGTAAGTTTTTAGTTTTAGGTGGTGCAGCGATCGCCTCAATTGGGGGATGCCAATTTGCAAATCCTTTCGATCAACGCGATCGCCTCAAGATTGTGGGTTTACTAGGGGCAATCCCCAGTAAATTGATTAACCAATTTGAATCTGCATCACAATTAAAGGCTGAATTTAAAGCTGAGAACTTACCCTCGAAAATTTGGCAAGAACTCCAAACTTATCCCAATTCTAAAGACAAAATACCGAATGTGATTAGTATTGGTGATGGTTGGCTAGATTTAGCGATCGCTAATTCATTAATTCAACCGATCGCCCCTAACTTGCTCGAAAAAATTCCCCAATGGCAGAAGCTGAGTCCAATCTGGCAAAAAAGTGTGACCCGCAACAATCAGGTCTGGGGGATTCCCTATCGTTGGGGAACAACAGCGATTGCTTACCGCAGTGACAAACTTAAATTTGATATTACCCAATGGTCTGATCTCTGGCGATCGGAATTGAAACTTAAATTGACATTACCCGATGATGCAAGAGAAGTCATTGGGCTTGTATTAAAAAAGATGGGGCAATCCTACCAGCAGGAAAACTTAGTAGAACATCAGGATATTTTCGCTACACTGACCAAAGAACTGAAAAGTTTGAATTCACAGGTTTTAACCTATACCTCTGAAAACTATTTGCAGTCTCTATTAGCCGACGATACGCTGGCGGCAGTTGGTTGGACAAGTGATATGTACAAAGCCAAACGTCAAAATCCCGATCTCAAAGTGGTAATTCCTCAGGATGGAACGGCGCTATGGAGTGATATTTGGGTAATGCCTAAGGGAGATGCTCCGATTGCTGCGGCAGAATGGATGAATTTTTGCCTGACCCCTGCGATCGCAGCTCAAATTACATCCTTAACTGATGCAGTTAGCCCTTCTAGTGAACTAGATCAAGTGCCTGCCAGTGTTAAAGCCGATCCCATCAAATTTTTTCCGCAAGAGATTTTAGCTAAGAGTGAAGTCCTATCCCCATTATCGTCATCAACACTCTTGCAATATAAAGAGATATGGACAAAAATGCGATCAGGAACGCTATCTTAG
- a CDS encoding late competence development ComFB family protein — translation MQSCKNAIEELVIAEIDLQISHLPQYRREQINLSEVAAYALNRLPPMYATSKAGWMRQRKKAATEMRPQIESAVRRALISVKPDALRDSRPLPSQEVANHARSLAELQQILGAENASWKDIPNALENALMTIKLKSSVSNTYMVLGKRDTIAGKEDTVFGKKPPEISWKGRPMVTSTSLAKDEQKARDFQTYMVDVNYQFSNVLEKLVLSLAYHQIQKLHPAIIETVDLGETTAYVLNRLPTMYATTEKGYRELRLRAREVYGKEVVAVLKEAIAVCVEAPNLKKSPLPLARFEAELEEALEQVRWILQRDDINWRNAPFIVEECLQKAVINELEWRKRSDYNYPYNS, via the coding sequence ATGCAAAGTTGTAAAAATGCTATAGAGGAACTAGTAATTGCAGAAATTGACCTCCAAATTTCGCACTTACCGCAATATCGACGCGAGCAGATTAATTTGAGCGAAGTTGCTGCCTATGCGCTCAATCGGCTTCCACCCATGTATGCCACATCTAAAGCGGGTTGGATGAGACAGAGGAAGAAAGCCGCTACCGAAATGCGTCCACAAATAGAATCCGCAGTACGTCGCGCCCTTATCAGTGTCAAGCCAGATGCATTGAGAGATTCACGACCTTTGCCATCACAGGAAGTCGCGAACCATGCGAGATCGCTTGCCGAACTCCAGCAAATCTTAGGGGCTGAGAATGCATCTTGGAAGGATATTCCGAATGCATTAGAGAATGCTTTGATGACCATTAAACTCAAAAGCTCAGTGAGTAATACCTACATGGTATTAGGTAAGCGCGACACGATCGCAGGAAAAGAGGACACTGTTTTTGGGAAGAAACCACCTGAAATTTCTTGGAAAGGCAGACCCATGGTGACCTCAACTAGTTTAGCTAAAGATGAACAAAAGGCAAGAGACTTCCAAACCTATATGGTGGATGTCAACTATCAGTTCAGTAATGTCTTGGAGAAACTCGTTTTATCCCTCGCCTATCATCAAATTCAAAAACTCCATCCCGCCATCATCGAAACTGTTGATTTGGGTGAAACAACTGCCTATGTTTTAAATCGCTTACCAACGATGTATGCCACTACAGAAAAGGGTTATCGAGAGTTAAGATTGCGGGCAAGAGAAGTTTATGGGAAAGAAGTTGTCGCTGTCCTCAAAGAAGCGATCGCTGTTTGTGTAGAAGCACCGAATTTAAAAAAATCACCATTACCTCTAGCTCGTTTTGAAGCAGAGCTAGAAGAAGCCCTAGAACAAGTGCGCTGGATTTTACAACGCGATGATATTAATTGGCGGAATGCTCCGTTTATTGTAGAAGAATGTTTGCAAAAAGCCGTAATTAACGAACTAGAATGGCGCAAACGGAGTGATTATAACTACCCCTATAATTCTTAA
- a CDS encoding DUF3493 domain-containing protein, protein MSKLNPQQYERLKREAKSPYRGLRIFIYIAFAGSGFIGAVIFFTRLIAGNGQLEANLGNFALQIGVLALVIWLYRIDRSK, encoded by the coding sequence ATGTCCAAGCTCAATCCTCAACAATACGAACGGCTGAAGCGCGAAGCTAAATCGCCCTACCGAGGTCTACGCATCTTCATTTACATTGCCTTTGCAGGTTCAGGCTTTATTGGTGCAGTGATCTTCTTCACTAGGCTTATTGCAGGTAACGGTCAATTAGAAGCTAATTTAGGAAACTTTGCTTTACAAATTGGGGTCTTAGCTTTGGTAATATGGCTTTATCGGATTGATCGCAGTAAGTAG